Proteins from a single region of Vanessa cardui chromosome 13, ilVanCard2.1, whole genome shotgun sequence:
- the LOC124534833 gene encoding uncharacterized protein LOC124534833, producing the protein MFGLNAKRIFYVCDKIISRNFISSTKLEIPRRNPGIDNRLRAFRNEGIKVQQDDVEEFIEQSESNFENVDEVYDEHLYETLIGKHDLRKQIVKEKYFKENLPNLLTWSEKEQIRHLATSQPQEWTPQKIAESFPVTEQVVKKLLKYPWKPATEQRIARHDASAMRNWRELKEGSLPISEKLREHFLKFSSRTIPPLNRKSIKIDISQEQMGEFEQIIRKHASSEKKEDNYQNHESHATNTTEETKTKLNTDFKRVTLDELTTKIKTRLAHGQNINVPDRIIIDSITKNTDESETNPDISKEIELIHETNEETGLTEFKENDKDVTLGVNYPERIRIPKKAYKKGATYKMNDCFYDDDGRFLYRVIGMDNN; encoded by the exons atgtttggaTTAAATGCTAAACGTATTTTCTACGTCTGTGACAAAATTATATCACGTAATTTTATAAGTAGTACAAAATTGGAAATTCCCCGGCGAAATCCTGGTATTGATAATAGATTAAGGGCATTTCGCAATGAGGGTATCAAGGTTCAGCAAGATGATGTTGAAGAATTTATCGAACAGTCAGAAAGCAATTTcgaaaat GTCGATGAAGTTTACGATGAACATTTATATGAGACATTAATTGGGAAACATGATTTGCGGAAGCAAATcgtgaaagaaaaatattttaaagaaaatttgccAAATCTTCTAACATGGAGTGAAAAGGAACAAATCCGTCACTTGGCCACATCCCAGCCTCAAGAATGGACACCTCAGAAAATTGCCGAGAGTTTCCCCGTAACTGAGCAAGTTGTTAAG aaactattaaaatatccaTGGAAACCAGCAACAGAACAACGTATTGCCCGACATGATGCATCAGCGATGAGAAACTGGCGAGAACTCAAGGAGGGGTCCCTACCCATTTCTGAAAAATTAAGAGAACATTTTCTTAAATTCTCAAGTAGAACAATACCACCACTTAAtagaaaatcaattaaaattgatatttctCAGGAACAAATGGGAGAATTTGAACAAATTATTAGGAAACATGCTAGTAGTGAAAAAAAAGAGGATAATTATCAAAACCATGAAAGCCATGCAACAAATACAACAGAAGAGACAAAAACTAAACTCAATACAGACTTTAAAAGAGTAACATTAGATGAATTAACTACTAAAATTAAGACTCGTTTAGCTCATggtcaaaatataaatgtaccagataggataatcatagattctattacaaaaaatactgaTGAATCTGAGACCAATCCAGATATAAGTAAAGAAATTGAATTAATTCATGAAACCAACGAAGAAACAGGTTTAACagaatttaaagaaaatgataaaGATGTTACTTTAGGAGTTAATTATCCAGAAAGAATAAGGATTCCCAAGAAGGCATATAAAAAAGGTGCAACTTATAAAATGAATGACTGTTTCTATGATGATGATGGCAGATTCTTGTACCGAGTAATAGGCatggataataattaa